A portion of the Bacteroidota bacterium genome contains these proteins:
- a CDS encoding TerB family tellurite resistance protein — protein sequence MAKFVKWIGAGLGWAFGGPIGAILGYALGSAFHGMSQNDIEDFQKSREGYTGTQSGDFEVSLLVLSAAVIKADGKTTQPELDFVRNHFVQMYGKERANQAFRLFKEIINNQNISIRQVSMQIAHHMDHASRLQLLHFLFGIAKADGHVSKDEVHTIKTISGYLYISPQDFGSIKAMFYDDTENAYKILEVTKASSDDDVKKAYRRMARKYHPDRVHHLGEEHMQGAKEKFQKVQEAYEKIKNERGFS from the coding sequence ATGGCAAAATTTGTAAAATGGATAGGAGCGGGACTTGGTTGGGCATTTGGCGGACCGATAGGAGCTATTTTAGGATATGCATTAGGTTCGGCATTTCATGGTATGAGCCAGAATGATATTGAAGATTTCCAAAAGAGCCGGGAAGGATATACAGGAACACAATCAGGCGATTTCGAAGTTTCTCTGTTGGTTCTTTCTGCTGCGGTAATTAAAGCTGATGGTAAAACTACTCAGCCTGAACTCGATTTCGTTCGAAATCACTTTGTACAGATGTATGGCAAAGAAAGAGCAAACCAGGCTTTTAGACTGTTTAAAGAGATAATAAATAATCAAAATATTTCTATTCGCCAGGTGAGTATGCAGATTGCCCACCATATGGATCATGCTTCCAGATTACAGCTTCTTCATTTTTTGTTTGGAATAGCTAAAGCCGACGGACATGTAAGTAAAGATGAAGTTCATACTATTAAAACCATTTCAGGATACCTTTATATAAGTCCTCAGGATTTTGGCTCTATAAAGGCAATGTTTTATGATGATACTGAAAATGCATATAAAATATTGGAGGTTACAAAGGCAAGTTCCGATGATGATGTGAAAAAAGCATATAGAAGAATGGCGCGAAAATATCATCCGGATAGGGTACATCATTTAGGTGAAGAGCACATGCAGGGAGCTAAAGAAAAGTTTCAAAAAGTTCAGGAAGCTTATGAGAAAATTAAGAATGAGAGGGGATTTTCGTGA